A window of Acinetobacter sp. TR3 contains these coding sequences:
- the creD gene encoding cell envelope integrity protein CreD: protein MRRNFINLKIGAILFLILVFYIGLFFISNLVTERQSYQQQVIKDIANEQIRPQQVIAPYLKLPYQMQTKCTNEEKKTYDCTQTVFVTLGAETADWTAQFDVSDSTYKRNMYKAISYQNTMSGKGVFKAVSNESQRNYLWDQAEIIFPIQDARGLNAKPMFNIDGKAYKFDFAEQSQGQQGFDLMHITAKQYPELVQKFQQGFKFNLQFKLEGLNKFTFLPTSYEMTYHATGNWADIKYDGQSLPFKKSSKKQEFSADWKNIALGKRNLDSVSKCENSQCIYDVLNNSGAAMAALEAARAADSVTSYATTTLSNISGISTQFIEPVNIYTQTDRAIKYGIMIIIITFGCFFLFEVLKSLKIHPIQYALVAMAQGVFFVLLLSISEYYAFAWAYLVAAIACISLITWYLYFVVQGYKAALLFGLLLSTLYGMMYLLLQSSGKTFLFGSILSFILIACVMFITRHVNWYQSEQQTI, encoded by the coding sequence ATGCGCCGTAATTTTATTAACCTCAAAATAGGAGCAATTCTGTTTCTGATTTTGGTCTTTTATATTGGTCTTTTCTTTATTTCCAACTTGGTGACTGAACGCCAAAGCTATCAACAACAAGTCATCAAAGATATTGCCAATGAACAAATCCGACCACAGCAAGTCATTGCACCTTATTTAAAACTTCCTTATCAAATGCAAACCAAATGTACCAATGAAGAAAAGAAGACTTATGATTGTACTCAAACCGTTTTTGTTACTTTAGGAGCAGAAACAGCAGACTGGACAGCACAATTTGACGTATCAGACAGCACTTATAAACGGAACATGTATAAAGCCATCAGCTATCAAAATACAATGTCTGGTAAAGGGGTATTTAAAGCGGTCAGCAATGAATCTCAACGTAACTATCTCTGGGATCAGGCTGAAATTATTTTCCCGATTCAGGATGCACGTGGGTTAAATGCCAAACCCATGTTTAATATTGATGGTAAAGCCTATAAATTCGACTTTGCTGAACAAAGCCAAGGTCAACAAGGCTTTGATCTGATGCATATCACCGCAAAACAATATCCTGAGTTAGTCCAAAAATTTCAACAAGGGTTTAAATTCAATCTGCAATTTAAGCTAGAAGGACTGAATAAATTTACATTTCTTCCCACCAGTTATGAAATGACCTATCACGCCACAGGCAATTGGGCTGATATCAAATATGATGGGCAAAGTCTACCGTTTAAGAAGTCCAGCAAAAAACAAGAATTTTCAGCTGATTGGAAAAATATCGCTTTAGGTAAGCGTAATTTAGACAGTGTTTCGAAGTGTGAAAACAGCCAGTGCATTTATGATGTGTTAAATAATTCAGGCGCTGCAATGGCGGCACTCGAAGCAGCACGTGCTGCTGATAGCGTAACATCCTATGCTACAACCACATTATCGAATATCTCAGGGATTTCTACTCAATTTATAGAACCTGTAAATATCTATACCCAAACTGATCGCGCGATTAAATATGGCATCATGATCATTATTATTACCTTTGGGTGCTTCTTCTTATTCGAGGTTTTAAAAAGCCTTAAAATTCACCCTATCCAATATGCGTTAGTCGCTATGGCTCAAGGCGTGTTCTTTGTATTATTACTTTCAATCAGTGAATATTATGCGTTTGCATGGGCTTATCTAGTCGCTGCAATTGCCTGTATCAGTTTAATTACATGGTATTTGTACTTTGTTGTTCAAGGTTATAAAGCAGCATTACTATTTGGGCTTTTGCTGAGTACGCTATACGGCATGATGTATCTACTTCTGCAATCTAGCGGTAAAACCTTTTTATTTGGTTCTATTCTTTCCTTCATTCTTATCGCCTGCGTGATGTTTATTACTCGTCATGTCAATTGGTATCAATCAGAACAACAAACCATATAA
- the creC gene encoding two-component system sensor histidine kinase CreC — MVVLSLSFIAYTLTQQVKPNVRQVVEDTLAENANIIAQLIAEDVHQQQVNTPEFDQKIQAALSRQLDATIWQHKKDQINQQLYITNQQGIVIYDSEGQAVGQDYSKWNDVYLTLRGKYGARSTATNPNDRSSSVMHIAAPIIYKQQLLGVVSIGKPNQSVQPYIERAEQQLIHQALWIAALSLLLASMVAYWLKHSIDRVRRYAQALAPVNQAPFFYSAKELNQVTQALSDMREKLEDRAYVENYVNTLTHELKSPLTAIQASAELLQDDLPLEDQQQFATHIVQQSQRLQSLIERMLLLTRLEKNQHVLEFQMLDLSTLIQQCFQQQQSALQRKRIQLRLDIPEHCSIYADPFWLKQALNNLLDNARDFCPEQGLIAVQVKEHSVINSTEIFLFNEAEAIPEYALKRVFETYFSLPRPHNQQRSTGIGLSIVQQIIQQHQGKISIQNISKNALDFLGNHSSGVLVTLTLHTNFT, encoded by the coding sequence GTGGTGGTACTGAGTCTCAGCTTTATTGCTTATACCCTCACTCAACAAGTCAAACCCAATGTACGGCAAGTGGTTGAAGATACACTGGCTGAAAATGCCAATATTATTGCGCAATTGATCGCCGAAGATGTGCATCAGCAACAGGTCAACACGCCTGAATTTGATCAAAAAATTCAGGCAGCATTATCACGTCAGCTCGATGCCACGATTTGGCAACATAAAAAAGATCAAATTAACCAACAACTATATATTACTAATCAACAGGGTATTGTCATCTACGATTCCGAAGGACAAGCCGTTGGGCAAGATTATTCTAAATGGAATGATGTTTACCTAACGCTACGTGGCAAATACGGCGCACGCTCTACTGCAACCAATCCCAATGATCGAAGTAGCAGCGTCATGCACATTGCTGCACCCATTATCTATAAACAACAATTGCTCGGTGTGGTGAGTATCGGGAAACCAAATCAATCCGTACAACCTTATATTGAACGTGCCGAACAACAACTCATTCATCAAGCCTTGTGGATTGCAGCGCTCAGCTTATTACTTGCCAGTATGGTGGCTTATTGGCTTAAACATAGTATCGACCGAGTACGACGCTATGCCCAAGCACTCGCGCCTGTGAATCAAGCACCGTTTTTCTATTCAGCCAAAGAGCTGAATCAAGTAACCCAAGCCCTCAGTGACATGCGGGAAAAGTTGGAAGATCGTGCCTATGTTGAAAACTATGTCAATACACTCACTCATGAGCTAAAAAGCCCACTGACTGCGATTCAAGCCAGTGCAGAATTATTACAGGATGATCTACCCTTAGAAGATCAACAGCAATTTGCAACACATATTGTGCAACAAAGTCAGCGTCTACAATCCTTAATCGAACGTATGCTATTACTGACACGACTCGAAAAAAATCAGCATGTTTTAGAATTTCAAATGCTCGATCTAAGCACGCTGATTCAACAATGTTTTCAGCAACAACAAAGTGCATTACAGCGTAAACGAATACAGCTAAGGCTTGATATTCCTGAACATTGTTCAATCTATGCTGACCCATTTTGGCTAAAACAAGCCCTCAACAATCTATTGGATAATGCAAGAGATTTCTGCCCTGAACAAGGCTTGATTGCAGTTCAAGTGAAAGAGCATAGCGTTATAAACAGTACTGAAATTTTCTTGTTTAATGAGGCTGAAGCGATTCCTGAATACGCCCTAAAGCGTGTTTTTGAGACTTATTTTTCACTACCACGTCCGCACAACCAACAACGAAGTACAGGAATTGGTCTTAGCATCGTGCAGCAAATTATTCAGCAACATCAAGGTAAAATTAGCATTCAAAATATCTCAAAAAATGCTCTCGATTTCTTAGGAAATCATAGTTCTGGCGTACTGGTCACACTAACACTTCATACAAACTTCACATAA
- the creB gene encoding two-component system response regulator CreB, translated as MMNQKQILCIEDEAAIVLPLRYALEREGWSVSWANTGMQALELLAQQSFDFIILDVGLPDLNGFEVCKQLRQKYQTPLLFLTARDDEIDRVVGLEIGADDYCTKPFSAREIVARIKAIWRRMEVQTQNIPPQPPIIQTEITLHSATWICNPQSLQIQYHGQMLQLTRYEYRLLFLLIQHPEQVFSRQQLMDHIWEHPEHSLERTVDTHIKSLRQKLKQITPDDPIRTHRGFGYSLIQS; from the coding sequence ATTATGAATCAAAAACAAATTCTCTGTATTGAAGATGAAGCTGCGATTGTGCTGCCCCTTCGTTATGCGCTTGAACGTGAAGGTTGGAGTGTCAGTTGGGCAAATACAGGAATGCAAGCACTCGAATTACTTGCGCAACAATCCTTTGATTTTATTATTTTAGATGTGGGTTTACCTGATCTCAATGGTTTCGAAGTCTGCAAACAACTGCGTCAAAAATATCAAACACCTTTATTATTTTTAACTGCTCGCGATGATGAAATTGATCGTGTGGTCGGTTTAGAAATCGGGGCTGATGATTATTGCACCAAGCCTTTTAGCGCACGTGAAATTGTGGCACGAATCAAAGCGATATGGCGCAGAATGGAAGTACAAACGCAAAATATTCCACCACAACCACCAATCATTCAAACAGAAATTACGCTACACTCTGCCACTTGGATATGTAATCCACAATCTCTACAAATTCAATATCATGGGCAAATGCTGCAACTGACACGTTATGAATATCGTTTGTTGTTTTTACTAATTCAGCATCCAGAACAAGTGTTTAGCCGTCAACAACTCATGGATCATATTTGGGAACATCCTGAGCATAGTTTAGAAAGGACGGTAGATACACATATCAAAAGTTTAAGGCAAAAGCTTAAACAGATTACCCCTGATGATCCTATTCGGACACATCGAGGGTTTGGGTATAGTTTAATTCAAAGTTAA
- the dinB gene encoding DNA polymerase IV translates to MRKIIHIDMDAFYASVELIERPDLNGLPVVISSHHPRAVIAAASYPARVFGLRSAMSMGQAKKLCPQVMVIEPNFEKYREVSAQIHQIFQQYTPLIEPLSLDEAYLDVTENLKNIPSATEVAAEIRADIFAVTGLTASAGVAPNKFLAKIASDWNKPNGLFVIKPHQVLNFIQDLALNKIPGVGKVTHEKLNQLNLHTLGDLQKIEENVLIHHFGKYGKQLYLYAQGIDHRPVKAERERQQISKEITFDDDYTLEQCRHTWQPLAEQVWRSLNKKQLTARGVSVKLKLKNFQVLQHSKSFKQALQSEQDLAQVIFQLLNEMHIDPTFQFRLVGVGVYQLQPLQQESQLSLW, encoded by the coding sequence CTGCGCAAAATCATCCATATTGATATGGATGCCTTTTATGCATCGGTTGAACTCATAGAACGCCCTGATCTCAACGGCTTACCTGTGGTGATTTCATCTCATCATCCGCGTGCGGTGATTGCAGCAGCATCGTACCCCGCTCGTGTCTTTGGTCTACGCTCTGCCATGTCGATGGGGCAAGCTAAAAAGCTCTGCCCACAAGTTATGGTGATTGAGCCTAATTTTGAAAAATATCGTGAAGTCTCAGCACAAATTCATCAAATTTTCCAACAATATACCCCCCTGATTGAGCCCTTATCTTTAGATGAAGCTTATTTGGATGTCACTGAAAATTTAAAGAATATTCCTAGTGCGACTGAAGTCGCGGCAGAAATTCGCGCTGATATTTTTGCGGTGACAGGACTCACTGCATCCGCTGGTGTAGCACCCAATAAATTTTTGGCAAAGATTGCCTCTGATTGGAACAAACCCAACGGTTTATTTGTGATTAAGCCCCATCAGGTACTCAATTTTATTCAGGATTTAGCCCTCAATAAAATTCCAGGAGTCGGTAAAGTCACACACGAAAAATTGAATCAGTTGAATTTACATACGCTCGGTGATCTACAAAAGATCGAAGAAAATGTCCTGATTCATCATTTTGGAAAATACGGCAAACAACTATATTTATATGCTCAAGGGATTGATCATCGTCCCGTCAAAGCCGAGCGAGAACGCCAACAAATTTCAAAAGAGATTACCTTTGACGATGATTACACACTTGAGCAATGTCGTCACACATGGCAGCCCCTAGCTGAACAAGTATGGCGAAGTTTGAATAAGAAACAACTCACGGCTCGCGGTGTGAGCGTCAAACTAAAATTAAAAAATTTTCAGGTCTTACAGCACAGTAAAAGCTTCAAACAAGCGCTACAATCTGAACAAGACTTAGCACAAGTCATCTTTCAACTACTGAATGAAATGCATATTGACCCTACGTTTCAATTCCGTTTAGTCGGCGTAGGCGTCTATCAATTACAACCCTTGCAGCAAGAATCACAGCTTTCTTTATGGTAG
- a CDS encoding glycoside hydrolase family 25 protein, producing the protein MAKKIPKYPLSQYYPALTSIALTVMLGLVSYFGVFYQQKAVAQDYSIRGFDVSHHQGEINWKKISPMQYQFVYLKATEGGDFKDRNFQQNWLKAREQGLHVGAYHFYRLCRDGTVQAENFIATVPKKADALPPVIDLEYDSNCINTYTKEQLLKEIQIMNDQLHKHYGKQPIFYISKTFYHIVLMGNFSNTPLWVRDYEGKPELKDGRQWLFWQHSQSGKIEGIPKPVDLNVYAESPKQWRIFLKQQGIVDAK; encoded by the coding sequence ATGGCAAAGAAAATACCAAAGTATCCACTCTCTCAGTATTATCCAGCACTGACTAGTATTGCTTTAACAGTGATGCTTGGGCTTGTGAGTTATTTCGGTGTGTTCTATCAACAAAAAGCCGTAGCCCAAGACTATTCAATCCGTGGATTTGATGTTTCACATCATCAAGGTGAGATTAACTGGAAAAAAATCTCTCCGATGCAATATCAATTCGTGTATCTCAAAGCCACTGAAGGCGGTGATTTTAAGGATCGTAACTTTCAGCAAAACTGGCTTAAAGCACGTGAACAAGGCTTACATGTTGGAGCTTATCACTTCTACCGTCTCTGCCGTGATGGCACCGTTCAGGCTGAAAATTTTATCGCTACTGTGCCAAAGAAAGCAGATGCCTTACCGCCTGTAATTGATCTTGAATATGACAGTAATTGCATTAATACCTATACCAAAGAACAGTTACTCAAAGAAATTCAGATCATGAATGATCAACTCCATAAACATTATGGCAAACAACCTATCTTTTATATTTCCAAGACTTTTTATCACATTGTCTTGATGGGTAATTTTAGCAATACCCCATTATGGGTGAGGGATTATGAAGGTAAACCTGAACTCAAAGATGGACGACAATGGCTATTTTGGCAGCATAGCCAAAGTGGAAAGATAGAGGGTATTCCAAAACCTGTTGATCTGAATGTCTATGCAGAATCGCCAAAACAGTGGCGAATCTTTTTAAAACAACAAGGCATCGTAGATGCCAAATGA
- the mdtD gene encoding multidrug transporter subunit MdtD: protein MTTTTHQTVQPEFRLLVLLVSIGFFMQALDTTIVNTAIPAMAVQLHENPLQMHSVIVAYVLSVAACIPLSGWLADRFGIRNIYLSSMVIFSLASLGCGLSQNLEQLLFFRVIQGIGGALLMPVGRLALLKLIPRSQFLSAMSLMSLAGLIGPLMGPTLGGWLVEVATWHWIFLINLPMGILGMIMTLKIMPNQKEPTVKAFDLSGFILLMIAMVGLSLGIENIAASQYSNLVSISLLLIGIIATVSYAYHAHTHQNALFHGRLFRYKIFSIGVLGNFFARLGSNAIPFILPLMLQVAFGFEAFITGLMMIPMVLGSLFSKPIIRPLIQRVGYRRFLLTNTVLVGLCIASFSLMTAITPLWLKVLHLFLFGTLNSLQFVGMNTLTLKDLPQHDASSGNSFLSMIMMLSMSIGVAMAGTLINLFSQHFPTTSITTAFHATLITLGCMNIITAIIFWQIPKETTDESP, encoded by the coding sequence ATGACAACGACCACTCATCAAACGGTACAACCTGAATTTCGCCTATTGGTACTCCTCGTTTCGATTGGCTTTTTCATGCAAGCCCTAGACACCACCATCGTCAACACGGCAATTCCAGCGATGGCTGTTCAGCTTCATGAAAATCCATTACAAATGCACAGCGTAATTGTCGCTTATGTATTATCCGTAGCCGCCTGTATCCCGTTGAGTGGTTGGTTAGCCGATCGTTTTGGGATTCGTAATATTTATCTCAGCTCTATGGTGATTTTCAGCTTGGCCTCATTGGGATGCGGCTTGTCTCAAAATCTAGAACAACTCCTGTTTTTCCGTGTGATTCAAGGCATCGGTGGTGCATTACTGATGCCTGTAGGCCGTTTGGCCTTATTAAAGCTAATTCCACGCTCCCAATTTCTTTCAGCCATGAGTCTCATGAGTTTGGCAGGGCTAATCGGTCCACTGATGGGCCCTACATTAGGCGGTTGGTTAGTTGAAGTCGCAACATGGCATTGGATTTTTCTGATTAATCTTCCGATGGGTATTCTCGGTATGATCATGACATTGAAAATCATGCCGAATCAGAAAGAGCCAACGGTCAAAGCATTCGATTTAAGCGGTTTTATTTTACTCATGATAGCAATGGTGGGGCTATCTTTAGGGATTGAAAATATTGCTGCATCACAATATTCAAATCTTGTGAGTATCAGCTTATTGTTGATTGGTATAATTGCCACAGTTAGCTATGCCTATCATGCGCATACCCATCAAAATGCGCTATTTCATGGACGTTTATTCCGTTACAAAATCTTCTCGATCGGTGTATTAGGTAATTTCTTCGCACGTTTGGGCAGCAATGCTATTCCTTTTATTTTACCTTTGATGTTACAAGTCGCCTTTGGCTTTGAAGCTTTCATTACAGGACTAATGATGATTCCGATGGTACTCGGTTCATTATTTTCCAAGCCCATTATTCGCCCATTGATTCAACGTGTGGGGTATCGTCGTTTTCTACTCACCAATACCGTTTTAGTCGGACTGTGTATCGCCAGTTTCTCGTTAATGACCGCAATAACGCCACTTTGGCTGAAAGTCTTGCATCTGTTTCTCTTTGGTACGTTGAACTCACTACAATTTGTGGGCATGAATACCCTGACTCTGAAAGATTTGCCACAACACGATGCAAGTAGTGGTAATAGCTTTTTATCAATGATTATGATGCTGTCTATGAGTATTGGTGTCGCAATGGCAGGCACATTGATTAATCTATTCAGTCAGCATTTTCCAACAACATCAATCACGACCGCTTTCCATGCCACCTTGATTACACTGGGTTGTATGAACATCATTACTGCAATCATCTTTTGGCAGATCCCGAAAGAAACTACGGATGAGTCTCCATAA
- a CDS encoding TIGR00730 family Rossman fold protein: protein MNSVFRMTDKKTISSTPRKTTQSLIALYCGSRTGNKPIYREKAIELAQHIANQGFGIVYGGASIGLMGQVADTVLEHSGEVVGVIPEFMLDYEIAHNKLTELHVVQTMHERKALMAERASAFIALPGGLGTFEEILEIATWGQLNQHQKPIIIYNVNHFYDALIAQLDHAVEEGFLPPQHRAKVIICQSLDEIFNVVQNLKTPKQFVI, encoded by the coding sequence ATGAATAGCGTATTTAGAATGACAGATAAAAAAACCATTTCTTCTACTCCCAGAAAAACCACTCAATCTCTGATTGCTTTATATTGCGGTTCTCGTACAGGCAACAAACCCATTTATCGTGAGAAAGCGATTGAATTAGCACAACATATTGCCAACCAAGGTTTTGGAATCGTCTATGGCGGTGCCAGTATTGGTTTAATGGGACAAGTTGCAGATACTGTATTGGAACATAGCGGTGAAGTTGTCGGTGTGATTCCTGAATTTATGTTGGACTACGAAATTGCGCACAATAAATTAACGGAGTTGCATGTCGTCCAAACCATGCATGAGCGTAAAGCTTTAATGGCTGAACGTGCCAGTGCTTTTATTGCTTTACCTGGTGGTTTAGGTACTTTTGAAGAGATTTTAGAAATAGCGACTTGGGGACAACTCAATCAGCACCAAAAACCGATCATCATTTATAACGTTAATCATTTCTATGATGCACTGATTGCACAACTGGATCATGCGGTAGAAGAAGGTTTTTTACCTCCGCAACATCGTGCCAAAGTGATTATTTGTCAAAGTCTAGATGAAATTTTCAACGTTGTTCAAAACCTAAAAACACCAAAACAATTTGTGATTTAA
- a CDS encoding TerC family protein, producing MIFEWMSDPAAWVGLATLVVLEIVLGIDNLVFIAILAEKLPPEQRNAARRVGLILALIMRLGLLAAIAWVVTLTEPLFHIFDHAFSGRDLILLFGGAFLLFKGTMELHERIEGHQTLKEENPVHATFWMVIVQIVVLDAVFSLDSVITAVGMVKHQSVMMLAMIIAVGIMLWASKPLMDFVNKHPTVVILCLGFLMMIGFSLVVEGFGFHIPKGYLYAAIGFSVLVEIVNQTMRRNQEKLVTTTDLRYRTASAVLRMLGSKGNGSEGQNKEAEDVLATQAYAKEVFDEDNGVYHSVLVQGVLGLSERPVKSVMTPRPELEWLDLDADPAELKERLMAMTHSRLIIARGELDNIEGVVLTHKVLNEYIETGAIDFSKHLREPVIVHENAQVLMVMEQLRQAPLQIAIVLNEYGSIEGIATPIDVLEAIAGEFPDEDELEAVAASLDDGSMLLEGSTDIRHVSLLLGKDLVDESEEYSTLSGYVLFHLGRLPENGETVEADGYRFEVVTMDGHKIEKVRIIAKEKLADT from the coding sequence ATGATTTTTGAATGGATGTCTGATCCTGCTGCATGGGTTGGTTTAGCCACATTGGTGGTGCTTGAAATCGTACTAGGCATTGATAACCTAGTATTTATTGCAATCTTGGCAGAAAAACTACCACCAGAACAACGTAATGCTGCTCGTAGAGTTGGTTTGATTCTCGCCTTAATCATGCGTCTAGGATTGCTTGCTGCCATTGCATGGGTTGTGACTCTAACTGAACCACTGTTCCATATTTTTGACCATGCCTTTTCTGGTCGTGACCTGATTTTGCTGTTTGGTGGTGCGTTCTTACTCTTCAAAGGTACGATGGAGTTACATGAACGAATCGAGGGTCATCAAACACTGAAAGAAGAAAATCCTGTACATGCGACTTTTTGGATGGTGATTGTTCAGATTGTCGTTTTAGATGCCGTCTTTTCTTTAGACAGTGTGATTACTGCAGTTGGTATGGTGAAGCATCAAAGTGTCATGATGCTGGCAATGATTATTGCTGTTGGTATTATGCTTTGGGCATCCAAACCGCTGATGGATTTTGTGAATAAGCATCCAACGGTCGTGATTCTGTGTCTTGGTTTCCTGATGATGATCGGTTTCTCATTAGTGGTTGAGGGCTTTGGTTTCCATATCCCGAAAGGTTACTTGTACGCTGCGATTGGTTTCTCTGTCTTAGTCGAAATCGTGAATCAGACCATGCGCCGTAATCAAGAGAAATTGGTGACGACGACTGATTTACGTTATCGCACAGCTTCTGCAGTATTACGTATGTTGGGCAGTAAAGGTAATGGTAGTGAAGGCCAAAATAAAGAAGCCGAAGATGTTTTAGCGACTCAAGCCTATGCCAAAGAAGTGTTTGACGAAGATAATGGCGTCTATCACAGCGTATTGGTACAGGGTGTTTTAGGCTTATCTGAACGTCCTGTGAAATCTGTGATGACACCACGTCCTGAATTAGAATGGTTAGATTTAGACGCTGACCCAGCCGAATTGAAAGAACGTTTAATGGCAATGACCCATTCGCGGTTGATTATTGCGCGTGGTGAATTAGACAATATTGAAGGTGTTGTTTTAACGCATAAAGTGTTGAATGAATATATCGAAACAGGTGCAATTGATTTCAGTAAACACTTACGTGAGCCTGTGATTGTGCATGAAAATGCACAAGTATTAATGGTGATGGAGCAGTTACGTCAGGCTCCATTACAAATCGCAATCGTTTTAAATGAATATGGTTCTATCGAGGGAATTGCAACGCCGATTGATGTACTGGAAGCGATTGCTGGTGAATTCCCTGATGAAGACGAATTAGAAGCTGTGGCTGCCAGTTTGGATGATGGTTCAATGTTATTAGAAGGTTCAACGGACATTCGCCATGTATCACTGTTATTAGGTAAAGATCTGGTTGATGAAAGTGAAGAATATTCAACTTTATCTGGTTATGTGTTATTCCATTTAGGTCGTTTACCTGAAAATGGGGAAACGGTTGAAGCTGATGGCTATCGCTTTGAAGTTGTTACAATGGATGGGCACAAAATTGAAAAAGTGCGTATTATTGCCAAAGAAAAGTTAGCCGATACATAA
- a CDS encoding YchJ family protein, with protein MTLTENCPCGSGLYVTCCQPLHLKQQFAQNAEQLMRSRYSAFALQQIDYILETTALGQQAALDRDAIADWSQSNQWLKLEVVQHQPKLDKTHALVEFKAHYYDGKQQHVHHEISHFVLHQQHWYFLDPTLDLQITMKQPCICGSGKKFKQCCAQFI; from the coding sequence ATGACATTGACAGAGAATTGCCCATGTGGAAGTGGGCTATATGTAACATGTTGCCAACCTTTGCATTTGAAACAACAATTTGCTCAAAATGCAGAGCAATTAATGCGTTCGCGTTACAGTGCTTTTGCTTTACAACAGATTGATTATATTTTGGAAACCACCGCTTTGGGGCAGCAAGCCGCTTTGGATCGAGATGCGATTGCAGATTGGAGTCAATCCAATCAGTGGCTAAAATTAGAAGTCGTGCAGCACCAGCCAAAACTGGATAAAACCCATGCCTTGGTAGAATTCAAGGCCCATTACTATGATGGAAAACAGCAACACGTTCATCATGAAATCTCTCATTTTGTTTTGCATCAGCAGCACTGGTATTTTCTTGATCCAACCTTAGATCTGCAAATCACCATGAAACAACCTTGTATTTGCGGTTCAGGGAAAAAATTTAAACAATGTTGTGCGCAATTCATCTAA
- a CDS encoding trimeric intracellular cation channel family protein, giving the protein MLLTVIYIIAITAEAMTGALSAGRRSMDWFGVTLIACVTALGGGSVRDVLLGHYPLTWVKHPEYLVLTCCAAFVTIIIAKWMKHLRSVFLLLDAMGLIGFTIIGCQIALSMGHGFVVSAVAGVLTGVSGGILRDILCNDVPLVFRRELYASISFVAVICYWVCLEIGLQHDLTVIFTLVFGFTLRVIAIYFGLEMPKFIYKEDDAESASSTDEH; this is encoded by the coding sequence ATGTTGCTCACCGTGATTTATATAATTGCCATCACTGCGGAAGCGATGACAGGGGCGTTATCAGCAGGTCGCCGTAGTATGGATTGGTTCGGTGTGACACTGATTGCCTGTGTAACCGCATTGGGTGGTGGTTCAGTTCGAGATGTTTTATTAGGACATTATCCTTTAACTTGGGTGAAGCATCCTGAGTATTTGGTTCTGACGTGTTGTGCTGCATTTGTCACGATTATTATTGCCAAATGGATGAAACATTTACGTAGCGTGTTTCTATTGCTTGATGCTATGGGCTTAATTGGTTTTACCATCATCGGCTGTCAAATTGCATTGTCGATGGGTCATGGTTTTGTAGTTTCTGCGGTGGCAGGCGTGTTAACAGGGGTATCGGGCGGTATTTTGCGTGATATTTTGTGTAACGATGTACCTTTAGTGTTCCGCCGTGAGTTGTACGCTAGTATTTCTTTTGTTGCAGTGATCTGTTATTGGGTCTGTTTAGAGATTGGATTGCAGCACGATCTTACCGTGATTTTCACCTTAGTATTTGGTTTTACTTTACGTGTAATTGCCATTTATTTTGGTTTAGAAATGCCGAAATTTATTTATAAAGAAGATGATGCCGAATCTGCTTCTTCAACAGATGAGCATTGA